The proteins below come from a single Patescibacteria group bacterium genomic window:
- the crtI gene encoding phytoene desaturase family protein codes for MKNNKLKSVIIVGGGIGGMCAAARLLKNGYEVTIVEKEDKIGGRAHRIEKSGYTFDMGPTLLMMTDTLYETFSYCGKNFDDYIELLQLEPNYQVAFADKSRITVSSNLPKFASELSKFDPKGPEQFYKFFGDVSEIYRIARANFIDKNFSNITDFISPVSGAQLFKKRGLSKLYKFVSRYFKDERLRQLFSFQSMYLGVSPHEAPAVYSVVSYMETGLGIWYPKGGMYSLSLAIEKLVKDLGGKIITSTPVEEIIIENKTAVGIRTNKNKKLYADTIVANADLVYSQMKLIDEKDRPSTPNTKLESYKQASSALLFYWGVDDSCEGMLHHNVYLCKDFKNNLDEIFHQKKLPKDPSFYTYIPTKTDPSLAPKGKSVFYVLVPVPNLDSKVQWQSGIKRLRKQVLSRLKTEFDLDIEKKIKVESIFTPEDFRDKYNLHIGSAFGLSHHFLQSGYFRPHNKSKDIKNLYFVGASTYPGGGIPMVTLSAKLVMERILKDTKA; via the coding sequence ATGAAAAATAATAAACTCAAAAGTGTAATTATAGTTGGCGGCGGCATAGGCGGGATGTGTGCGGCTGCTCGTTTGCTTAAAAATGGCTACGAAGTCACTATTGTCGAAAAGGAAGATAAAATTGGCGGCCGAGCACACCGTATTGAGAAAAGTGGCTACACTTTTGACATGGGGCCGACCCTTCTCATGATGACCGATACCCTCTATGAGACCTTCAGCTACTGTGGTAAAAATTTCGATGACTATATCGAGTTGTTACAGCTAGAGCCAAACTATCAAGTTGCATTCGCCGATAAAAGTAGAATTACTGTAAGTAGTAATTTACCAAAATTTGCAAGCGAGCTGTCCAAGTTTGACCCTAAAGGCCCAGAGCAGTTTTATAAATTTTTCGGCGATGTATCGGAGATATATAGAATCGCTAGGGCTAACTTTATAGATAAAAACTTTAGCAATATTACCGACTTCATCAGCCCCGTAAGTGGTGCCCAATTATTCAAAAAGAGAGGCTTATCTAAGCTCTATAAATTTGTCTCGCGTTATTTCAAAGATGAGCGCCTTAGGCAATTATTTAGTTTTCAAAGTATGTATTTGGGTGTTAGTCCGCACGAGGCACCAGCGGTTTATAGCGTGGTGAGCTATATGGAAACAGGATTGGGTATTTGGTATCCAAAGGGTGGCATGTACTCACTATCTTTGGCTATTGAAAAGCTGGTCAAAGATTTAGGGGGTAAAATAATTACCTCGACACCGGTAGAAGAAATAATTATAGAAAACAAAACCGCAGTCGGTATTAGGACAAATAAGAACAAAAAACTTTATGCGGATACAATTGTAGCCAATGCTGATTTAGTATATTCTCAGATGAAATTGATTGATGAAAAAGATCGACCTTCGACTCCTAATACAAAACTCGAATCATATAAGCAGGCAAGCTCAGCCTTACTATTCTATTGGGGTGTAGATGATAGCTGCGAGGGCATGCTTCATCATAATGTATATCTCTGTAAAGACTTTAAAAATAATCTTGATGAAATATTCCATCAGAAAAAACTTCCTAAGGATCCTTCGTTTTATACTTATATTCCTACCAAGACTGACCCAAGCTTGGCACCAAAAGGAAAGAGTGTATTCTATGTACTGGTGCCGGTTCCGAATCTTGATTCAAAGGTGCAATGGCAGTCTGGCATAAAACGCCTTAGAAAGCAGGTACTATCAAGGCTAAAGACGGAGTTTGATTTGGATATTGAGAAAAAAATAAAAGTGGAATCTATTTTTACGCCAGAAGATTTCAGAGACAAATATAATTTGCACATCGGATCTGCTTTTGGTCTGAGCCATCACTTTTTGCAGTCTGGCTATTTTAGGCCACACAATAAAAGTAAGGATATAAAG
- a CDS encoding lycopene cyclase domain-containing protein — translation MNNAYLAILLFSIAGMGIIDARYKLVFFLDYKSAAKSIAIVMTLLLVIDVIGINLDIFSTNPDYVTGIFIGSENLPLEEFFFLFLLCYFTLSINRIISSRLKNV, via the coding sequence GTGAATAATGCATATTTAGCCATACTTTTATTTAGCATAGCGGGGATGGGTATAATTGACGCCCGCTATAAGTTAGTATTTTTTTTAGATTATAAATCGGCCGCCAAGAGCATCGCCATAGTGATGACGCTGCTTTTAGTTATTGATGTGATAGGAATAAATTTAGATATATTCAGCACTAATCCAGATTATGTGACTGGCATTTTTATTGGCAGCGAAAACCTGCCGCTGGAGGAATTCTTTTTTTTATTTCTTCTTTGCTATTTCACGCTATCTATCAATCGGATAATATCGTCGAGACTTAAAAATGTTTAA